In Zingiber officinale cultivar Zhangliang chromosome 8B, Zo_v1.1, whole genome shotgun sequence, a single genomic region encodes these proteins:
- the LOC122013518 gene encoding uncharacterized protein LOC122013518, with protein sequence MVVREDDSEADIYADNDGLNSLHDSDEDEVKNYPLFDPKKDFENLELKLGLVFNSKKEAKFTIESHCIRQGRPVNHCVRDFKNKCVNSTLLGKTFAKEFSTNPKLGHLEFREEIFTNPQSDFSRKTTYMAKRKVLKLVQGSVEQQFQQIRKYCAELKRSDAGATIVLKLTEDDEGPRFQRLYVCFLVCKQGFKNSCQRIIGVDGCFLKVEHGGQLLSVVGLDPNNNIFPICYAMVERGTKDSWTWFLHLLDEDIGVCNDPHTWAFMSDKQKGLILALESLFPDVEHRFCVRHLEINMKCDGFKSIAVKIAFWVATKATRIEEFRVPMVELKDIDAKAYGWLMNKPESQWSKAYFITTSKSDSC encoded by the exons ATGGTTGTCCGTGAGGATGATAGTGAGGCGGATATTTATGCAGACAATGATGGTTTGAACAGTCTTCATGATTCTGATGAGGATGAAGTTAAAAATTATCCATTGTTTGATCCAAAGAAGGATTTTGAAAACCTAGAGTTGAAGCTTGGTTTAGTTTTTAACTCAAAAAAAGAAGCAAAATTCACAATTGAAAGTCATTGTATTAGACAAGGAAGACCTGTGAA TCATTGTGTTCGGGATTTTAAAAACAAGTGTGTCAACTCAACGTTGTTGGGAAAGACTTTTGCTAAAGAATTCAGCACAAATCCTAAATTGGGACACTTGGAGTTTAGGGAAGAGATCTTTACCAACCCGCAATCAGATTTTTCAAGGAAGACCACCTACATGGCTAAGAGAAAGGTGCTGAAATTAGTGCAAGGTTCTGTCGAGCAACAATTTCAGCAAATAAGGAAGTATTGTGCTGAATTGAAAAGATCTGACGCCGGGGCTACTATAGTTTTGAAGTTGACGGAGGACGATGAAGGTCCAAGGTTTCAGAGATTATATGTTTGTTTTTTAGTGTGTAAGCAAGGATTTAAAAATTCTTGTCAGCGTATCATTGGTGTTGATGGATGCTTCTTAAAGGTAGAACATGGTGGGCAATTGTTATCGGTCGTAGGGCTAGATCCGAATAATAACATATTTCCAATATGTTACGCAATGGTTGAGCGTGGAACAAAAGATAGTTGGACATGGTTTCTTCACCTCTTAGATGAAGACATTGGTGTTTGCAATGATCCACATACCTGGGCATTTATGTCAGATAAGCAAAAAGGTTTGATTCTTGCACTTGAATCTTTGTTTCCTGATGTTGAACATAGATTTTGTGTAAGACATTTAGAGATCAATATGAAATGTGATGGATTCAAGAGTATAGCGGTTAAGATTGCCTTTTGGGTTGCGACAAAGGCGACAAGAATTGAAGAGTTTCGAGTGCCCATGGTTGAGTTAAAAGACATTGATGCAAAAGCGTATGGATGGCTAATGAACAAACCTGAAAGCCAGTGGTCTAAGGCATATTTCATCACCACTTCTAAATCAGATTCTTGTTGA